In the Staphylococcus condimenti genome, one interval contains:
- a CDS encoding YSIRK-type signal peptide-containing protein (The YSIRK form of extended signal peptide directs nascent proteins to the cross-wall site, while signal peptides lacking YSIRK direct proteins instead to the cell pole. A large fraction of YSIRK proteins are surface proteins anchored by sortase-mediated processing of a C-terminal LPXTG motif.), with amino-acid sequence MKKKRSAFMADARRSNRYSIRKFTLGTASIIVGATLVFGIGGEARAAEVNNSSQNGSSNNGQSEDGNQTGEASQQAPDNTTTSTTNDGQQTNTLAQQSDQSDSATAEQ; translated from the coding sequence ATGAAAAAGAAACGTAGTGCATTTATGGCAGACGCAAGACGTAGTAACAGATATTCCATAAGAAAATTCACATTAGGAACTGCATCTATCATTGTAGGTGCAACTTTAGTATTTGGTATTGGAGGAGAGGCACGAGCAGCAGAAGTTAATAATTCGTCCCAGAATGGCTCTTCAAATAATGGTCAATCAGAAGACGGTAATCAAACTGGAGAAGCAAGTCAACAAGCTCCCGACAACACAACTACATCAACAACAAATGATGGGCAACAAACAAATACACTAGCACAACAATCTGATCAAAGTGATAGTGCAACTGCAGAACAATAA
- a CDS encoding Ig-like domain-containing protein produces MRNNSHSRGFDARRQNKYSIRRFTVGTASIIVGATLLFGLGNEAKAAESEAPSTQETGNTTGQSGETPAAGEGSLEAPAADQTIDKTASGTEDVAVAAPAETPAPDVKAEQPVKAQETNAEQPPAATEVKPEAPKVQDAPVIEQPQNVEAPKVQDAPVIEKSQNVEAPQAEQVQAPKGEATQAPVQTEQQKTPAQADTATDNSKPVQADAPTSSVQDSSAKPAADNSTVVEEKGTTETPNKGTQATDNQQVPTEKGSTSLSADQKPQTTTAESGTATPLKQQLNNDSVTTNDTTSGAQNQKLTAVDQPAATGKVAAAPVNGQALANDGQIDSAKVDVSDPAVYKAIQESSQQKDASTIQATAESAPATRQLTFNSFAVAPSSTKQVAQNNVSAPQTNTLALAKAFAAAPPSVKEELEASAIYSPGTWMQTYGYQGNAVVMREGSKYNNTSNQEPIAGVKVYLQWTDKTGYVSPVYYTISGEDGRYVFDLSKAQTDASGKQHTFNLAADPQIALRTWAESPDPTLNVVKEGDSIRGFHNRLQRVNESWDFTAGINRVVTSQVILEEKPLQNDWLIKPEAQWETSGTSDGIWANTGDYGKVSGSVWYDLTAPYGSDARWIMKDTSDVNATGVKVVASYVNDQVAILFDNWKKANPNATIEDFRSAQQQIVNDYQATNGVGSHIAESVVGTVDKNGDYYIPFRGLYGISPYQQYSGAPISKTISDAEFGTLVKDADISHSNLMAWNGTIGQKHRHINSDYMYIVPIIENTPTFSNNYYNNMFTTADVSRDINDAKMLSSYNGSSQDFAFVTTNPMHDISVEGSDAEVAKPGDVLVSKTDGLFPGTEYQIQWFKDGVAVGSPVTVTAAADGTVKSVPLTVPTDLNTKAIYTSGVFSQGVSTTSTGTALALDSISAEPFVIADLNEPEYKDGAGLPGSTVEIGAPTFTNPTTGESVEVPENTKFEAGDNAPEDVTVNPNGSLSVVVPEGAAPGDVITVPVKVTYPDGSTDTVDVHVTVSTPQTDLNEPEYKDGAGLPGSTVEIGAPTFTNPTTGESVEVPENTKFEAGDNAPEGVTVNPNGSLSVVVPEGATPGDVITVPVKVTYPDGSTDTVDVHVTVSTPDTTPPTIQPIDDVTVPEDQAITPIPVVTDDENATVDVKDLPDDVIYNPETGQIEGTPSTPGEYQVTVTVTDEAGNQTSEDFTITVTDATAPVIEPIADNSSLQGAEIDPIPVVVDDPEATVDVTGLPEGLVYNPDTKQIEGTATVPGTYEVTVTATDKAGNSSEETFTYTVVDTTPPIVEPIDDVTVPEDQEITPIPVKYTDDSKSEVLVEGLPEGLSYNPTTGQIEGTPATPGEYPITVTVKDEKGNSQEVKFTITVEDTTPPVVNPIDDVTVPEDQAIIPIPVVTDDETATVDVEGLPEGVTYNPETGQIEGTPTTPGTYPVTVTVTDEAGNQTSEDFTITVKDTTPPVVNPIDDVKVPEDQPIIPIPVVTDDKTATVDVTGLPEGVTYNPETGQIEGTPTTPGEYPVTVTVTDEAGNKTEEHFTITVEDKTAPDAPVINPVNEGDKTVSGTGEPNGTVTVTFPDGSTSTGKVDEDGNWTVNVPEGTELKPGDKVTATVTDEAGNVSEEATVTVTEKDTVAPDKPVINPVDEGDKTVSGTGEPNGTVTVTFPDGSTSTGKVDEDGNWTVNVPEGTTVKKGDKITATITDEAGNVSEEATVTVTGKDTVAPDKPVINPVDEGDKTVSGTGEPNGTVTVTFPDGSTSTGKVDEDGNWTVNVPEGTTVKKGDKITATITDEAGNVSEEATVTVTGKDTVAPDKPVINPVDEGDKTVSGTGEPNGTVTVTFPDGSTSTGKVDEDGNWTVNVPEGTTVKKGDKITATITDEAGNVSEEATVTVTGEEPNQGTDGDKGDTGNNGDNTTPGNNTTPGDNGETSEPGTNGSVDNNGNQGNTGSTGDNSEAPAPSNQGTDNNTATDNASELPNTAVGTDDNANNGQVAVPGMEASDNGQVVTENGVPAEAANNSEAPAEQAKGDKELPETGTNNTGSATLFGGLFAALGSILLFRKRRQEKKDN; encoded by the coding sequence ATGAGAAATAACTCACATTCTCGTGGTTTTGACGCGAGACGTCAAAACAAGTATTCCATTCGTAGATTCACAGTAGGGACGGCTTCTATTATTGTAGGAGCAACATTACTTTTCGGATTAGGTAATGAAGCAAAAGCTGCTGAATCAGAAGCACCTTCGACACAAGAAACAGGTAACACTACTGGCCAGTCGGGAGAAACGCCAGCAGCTGGAGAAGGTAGTTTAGAAGCACCAGCAGCTGACCAAACGATTGATAAAACTGCGAGTGGAACTGAAGATGTTGCCGTTGCAGCGCCAGCAGAAACGCCGGCACCGGATGTTAAAGCAGAACAACCTGTTAAAGCACAGGAAACAAATGCTGAACAACCGCCTGCAGCAACAGAAGTTAAACCTGAAGCACCGAAAGTTCAAGATGCACCAGTAATTGAACAACCACAAAATGTTGAGGCACCGAAAGTTCAAGACGCACCAGTAATTGAAAAGTCTCAAAACGTTGAAGCGCCACAAGCAGAACAAGTTCAAGCACCAAAAGGGGAAGCAACACAAGCACCAGTTCAAACAGAACAACAAAAAACGCCAGCTCAAGCTGATACTGCTACTGACAATAGCAAACCAGTTCAAGCTGACGCACCAACAAGTTCAGTACAAGATTCTTCGGCTAAACCAGCTGCTGACAACAGCACAGTTGTTGAAGAAAAAGGTACTACTGAAACACCAAATAAAGGAACTCAAGCGACTGACAATCAACAAGTTCCAACTGAAAAAGGATCAACTTCACTTTCTGCAGATCAGAAGCCACAAACTACTACTGCTGAAAGTGGTACAGCGACACCTTTAAAACAGCAATTAAATAATGATTCAGTTACTACTAATGATACTACTAGCGGAGCTCAAAATCAAAAGCTAACTGCAGTAGATCAACCCGCTGCGACAGGTAAAGTAGCTGCAGCTCCAGTAAATGGTCAAGCTTTAGCAAACGATGGTCAAATTGATTCAGCAAAAGTTGATGTTTCTGACCCAGCAGTATACAAAGCTATCCAAGAATCATCTCAACAAAAAGATGCTAGTACTATTCAAGCGACTGCTGAATCAGCACCTGCTACACGCCAATTGACTTTCAATAGTTTTGCAGTAGCTCCAAGTTCAACGAAACAAGTAGCACAAAATAACGTTTCAGCACCACAGACAAATACTTTGGCTCTTGCTAAAGCATTTGCAGCTGCACCTCCATCAGTGAAAGAAGAGTTGGAAGCAAGTGCAATCTATTCACCGGGAACTTGGATGCAAACATATGGGTACCAAGGTAATGCAGTTGTTATGCGAGAAGGTAGTAAATATAATAATACTTCTAATCAAGAACCTATCGCTGGAGTGAAAGTTTATTTACAATGGACAGACAAAACAGGATATGTTTCGCCAGTATACTATACTATTTCTGGAGAAGATGGAAGATATGTTTTTGACTTATCAAAAGCTCAAACAGATGCTTCAGGAAAACAACATACTTTCAATTTAGCAGCAGATCCGCAAATTGCGCTTAGAACATGGGCAGAAAGTCCAGACCCTACATTAAATGTAGTAAAAGAAGGAGATTCTATACGAGGTTTCCATAATAGGCTTCAACGTGTAAATGAATCTTGGGATTTCACAGCTGGTATAAATAGAGTTGTTACTAGCCAAGTAATCTTAGAAGAAAAACCATTGCAAAATGATTGGCTTATTAAACCAGAAGCACAATGGGAAACATCTGGAACTTCAGATGGTATTTGGGCTAACACAGGTGATTATGGTAAAGTATCAGGTTCTGTCTGGTATGATTTAACTGCTCCATATGGCTCAGATGCACGTTGGATAATGAAAGATACTTCTGATGTAAATGCTACGGGAGTAAAAGTAGTAGCATCATATGTAAATGATCAAGTTGCAATTTTATTTGATAATTGGAAAAAAGCTAATCCAAATGCTACTATTGAAGATTTCAGAAGTGCGCAACAACAAATTGTAAATGATTACCAAGCAACTAATGGAGTAGGTTCACATATTGCTGAAAGCGTTGTCGGTACAGTTGATAAAAACGGAGATTACTATATTCCGTTTAGAGGTTTATATGGTATCAGTCCGTATCAACAATATAGTGGAGCGCCTATTTCAAAAACAATTTCTGATGCAGAATTTGGAACATTAGTTAAAGATGCAGATATAAGTCACAGTAATTTAATGGCATGGAACGGAACTATTGGTCAAAAACATCGTCATATCAACTCTGATTATATGTATATTGTGCCAATCATTGAAAATACGCCTACTTTTAGTAACAACTATTATAACAATATGTTTACTACAGCAGATGTTTCAAGAGATATTAATGATGCTAAGATGCTTTCATCGTATAATGGATCAAGTCAAGACTTCGCTTTTGTAACTACTAATCCAATGCATGATATTTCAGTTGAAGGTTCAGATGCTGAAGTAGCTAAACCAGGAGATGTATTAGTTTCAAAAACTGATGGTTTATTCCCAGGAACAGAGTATCAAATTCAGTGGTTTAAAGATGGCGTTGCAGTAGGTTCTCCAGTGACAGTAACTGCAGCAGCAGATGGAACAGTAAAATCAGTGCCATTGACAGTACCAACAGATTTAAATACCAAAGCAATTTATACTTCGGGAGTATTCTCACAAGGAGTAAGTACTACTTCTACAGGTACAGCATTAGCGCTTGACTCAATCTCAGCTGAACCTTTTGTAATTGCAGATTTAAATGAGCCTGAATATAAAGACGGCGCAGGATTGCCGGGCAGCACAGTAGAAATTGGTGCACCGACATTCACAAATCCGACAACAGGCGAATCAGTTGAAGTACCAGAAAATACAAAATTCGAAGCAGGCGACAACGCACCGGAAGATGTAACAGTAAATCCGAACGGATCATTGAGCGTAGTAGTACCAGAAGGTGCAGCACCAGGAGATGTCATCACAGTACCAGTGAAAGTAACATATCCGGATGGTTCAACAGATACAGTTGATGTACACGTAACAGTATCAACACCGCAAACAGATTTGAATGAGCCAGAATATAAAGACGGTGCAGGATTGCCGGGCAGCACAGTAGAAATTGGTGCACCGACATTCACAAATCCGACAACAGGCGAATCAGTTGAAGTACCAGAAAATACAAAATTCGAAGCAGGCGACAACGCACCGGAAGGTGTAACAGTAAATCCGAACGGATCATTGAGCGTAGTAGTACCAGAAGGTGCGACACCTGGAGATGTCATCACAGTACCAGTGAAAGTAACATATCCGGATGGTTCAACAGATACAGTTGATGTACACGTAACAGTATCGACACCAGATACGACTCCACCAACTATTCAACCAATCGATGATGTGACAGTACCAGAAGATCAAGCAATCACACCGATTCCAGTAGTAACTGATGATGAAAATGCAACTGTAGATGTAAAAGATTTACCTGACGATGTCATTTACAACCCGGAAACTGGTCAAATCGAAGGAACACCGTCTACACCAGGTGAATATCAAGTAACAGTAACAGTAACAGATGAAGCTGGTAACCAAACTTCTGAAGACTTCACAATCACAGTAACAGACGCAACAGCGCCAGTTATTGAACCGATTGCAGATAATTCTTCGCTACAAGGTGCTGAAATCGATCCGATTCCAGTAGTAGTAGATGACCCAGAGGCTACTGTAGACGTAACAGGATTGCCAGAAGGTTTAGTTTATAACCCTGATACAAAACAAATCGAAGGCACGGCAACAGTCCCTGGCACTTATGAAGTGACAGTAACTGCTACTGATAAAGCGGGCAACTCATCTGAAGAAACGTTCACATACACAGTGGTAGATACAACACCACCAATTGTAGAACCAATTGATGATGTAACAGTACCGGAAGATCAAGAAATTACACCTATCCCAGTTAAGTATACTGATGATAGTAAATCAGAAGTATTAGTTGAAGGTCTTCCAGAAGGATTATCGTATAATCCAACAACAGGTCAAATCGAAGGAACACCTGCAACACCTGGTGAATATCCAATCACAGTGACTGTAAAAGATGAAAAAGGTAATTCACAAGAAGTGAAATTCACAATCACAGTTGAAGATACAACGCCACCAGTTGTAAATCCAATCGATGATGTGACAGTACCAGAAGATCAAGCAATCATACCAATTCCAGTTGTAACTGATGATGAAACTGCGACTGTAGATGTAGAAGGCTTGCCGGAAGGTGTCACTTACAATCCAGAAACAGGCCAAATCGAAGGAACGCCGACAACACCAGGAACATACCCAGTGACAGTAACAGTAACAGATGAAGCTGGTAACCAAACTTCTGAAGACTTCACAATCACAGTTAAAGATACAACGCCTCCAGTAGTAAATCCAATCGATGATGTGAAAGTGCCAGAAGATCAACCAATTATACCGATTCCAGTTGTAACGGATGATAAAACTGCAACTGTAGATGTAACAGGCTTGCCGGAAGGTGTCACTTACAATCCAGAAACAGGTCAAATCGAAGGAACACCGACGACACCAGGTGAATATCCAGTAACAGTAACAGTAACAGATGAAGCTGGTAACAAAACTGAGGAGCACTTCACAATCACAGTTGAAGATAAAACTGCACCAGATGCTCCGGTTATCAACCCAGTTAATGAAGGAGACAAAACGGTTTCAGGTACTGGCGAACCAAATGGTACAGTAACAGTAACATTCCCAGACGGATCAACAAGTACAGGTAAAGTTGATGAAGATGGTAACTGGACTGTAAACGTACCAGAAGGCACTGAGTTGAAACCGGGCGATAAAGTTACAGCAACAGTAACAGACGAAGCAGGCAATGTTTCTGAAGAAGCAACTGTAACAGTAACTGAAAAAGATACTGTAGCTCCTGATAAACCAGTCATCAATCCAGTTGACGAAGGAGACAAAACAGTTTCAGGTACTGGCGAACCGAACGGCACAGTAACAGTAACATTCCCAGACGGGTCGACAAGTACAGGTAAAGTTGATGAAGATGGCAATTGGACTGTAAACGTACCAGAAGGTACTACAGTTAAAAAAGGTGATAAAATCACTGCAACAATTACAGACGAAGCAGGCAATGTTTCTGAAGAAGCAACTGTAACAGTCACAGGAAAAGATACTGTAGCTCCTGATAAACCAGTCATCAATCCAGTTGACGAAGGAGACAAAACAGTTTCAGGTACTGGCGAACCGAACGGCACAGTAACAGTAACATTCCCAGACGGGTCGACAAGTACAGGTAAAGTTGATGAAGATGGCAATTGGACTGTAAACGTACCAGAAGGTACTACAGTTAAAAAAGGTGATAAAATCACTGCAACAATTACTGACGAAGCAGGCAATGTTTCTGAAGAAGCAACTGTAACAGTCACAGGAAAAGATACTGTAGCTCCTGATAAACCAGTCATCAATCCAGTTGACGAAGGAGACAAAACAGTTTCAGGTACTGGCGAACCGAACGGCACAGTAACAGTAACATTCCCAGACGGGTCGACAAGTACAGGTAAAGTTGATGAAGATGGCAATTGGACTGTAAACGTACCAGAAGGTACTACAGTTAAAAAAGGTGATAAAATCACTGCAACAATTACTGACGAAGCAGGCAATGTTTCTGAAGAAGCAACTGTAACAGTAACTGGAGAAGAACCAAATCAAGGTACTGATGGAGATAAAGGTGACACTGGAAACAATGGAGATAATACAACTCCAGGTAACAACACTACTCCAGGAGATAATGGTGAAACTTCTGAACCAGGTACAAACGGATCAGTAGACAACAACGGTAACCAAGGAAATACTGGAAGCACAGGTGACAACTCTGAAGCACCTGCTCCAAGCAACCAAGGTACAGATAATAATACTGCTACTGATAATGCATCTGAATTACCAAATACAGCTGTAGGAACTGACGACAACGCTAATAATGGTCAAGTAGCTGTTCCAGGAATGGAAGCATCTGACAATGGCCAAGTTGTAACAGAAAATGGTGTTCCAGCAGAAGCTGCGAACAACTCTGAAGCACCTGCTGAACAAGCTAAAGGTGATAAAGAATTACCAGAAACTGGTACAAATAACACTGGCAGCGCAACATTATTCGGCGGATTATTTGCAGCATTAGGTTCAATCCTATTGTTCAGAAAACGTCGTCAAGAGAAAAAAGATAACTAA